The genomic segment gtgatgggaccaggtgccatgatctttgttttctgaatgttgagctttaagccaactttttcactctcctctttcactttcatcaagaggctctttagttcctcttcgctttctgccataagggtggtgtcatctgcatatctgaggttattgctatttctcccggcaatcttgattccagcttgtgcttcttccagtccagcgtttctcatgatgtactctgcatataagttaatgtttcattaaaatttatttatccaAATCTCTGTTAGATTGAATTGTCTCTAAGTCACACTGTGATAATTTGCTttatatagacttttttttttcattttggaattatttttctttgcatgaATTCCAAGACAAGGAACAATTGGGTCCAAGAGTTGAACCACTTTATGCTTTTGATATATATCATattcttcaaattattttctaaaagaattttGTCTATTTACACTTTCACCAATAGTGGCACAGTGTTTAGCATTGGGGTTCTGgggtttattatttaaaaatgatcattataaattttatgtataatttcatatttatgtatttacataaGTTTAGATACATAAATATGGTTTCCGCCTTGGGGTTATGCCTGCAAAGACCCATCACATACCCAGATTATTTGAATAGTTTTCTTCTGGTGCttttatgttttgtctttttgatgtGTTTATTCCAGAGATTTGTTTTGGTGAGAGGGAAAAgattaacttaaaattttaaataaaaattattctagcATCAAAAAGTGGCCATTAAATATGTGAATAAGAATGATACCTTATTGttctattttccttctctctcctccctcttttcttttggATTTCTAGTGGGTGGAAGAGTTTCCCACCTGTTACCAACAGTTGAACGTGCCCCACCTCCCCTGATTCCCTACATCAGACTTTCAGAGGTTCCTGCGTCCAGGAGGAACCTCTCTGCAGGACCCTACAGTGTGGGTGCCAAGCTCCCATTCTTGCTAGGAGACCCTGAGACCCTCAAGGCTCTGCATGTCAGAGAAGACAACTAGTCATTTTGACATCTGAAGAAATGAGGGGATTGTACCCTAAAGGCCTTGTCTAGCTCTTGTGCCCTAAAAGTGCTTCTGCAACCAGCTGATTATATGACCTTGGCCTAGTGGGGGCCGCAGATGTCTTTTCTTGGGCACATTTTGAACTATTTGTACTTACTGTACCCTTTGCTGTCCTGAACCATTTTCCAGATTCAAAGGGATAGAAAGATGTTTATGGGCCATGATTCTACAGGAAGTACCACAGATTTGGCCTCTTTCATTACTTCTGTGATAGTAGAGAATCCTAAACCTACTTCTGCTCAGATGTTGTAAGCTTGGGCGTTGTTTTTGGAAAGAAGCAATCAGATTTCTTTTCTGGAAATAACAGGAGTGCCTCATAACATATCCATCAACAAGCTGAGTCCTCCTGGTCAAGGACCATGGCGCATGCAGGGGGCTCTAAGGGGTGAGGAGACCCATCCTGAAGAGGAGCGGAGACTGGTGGAGATGAGGGAAATTGAAATGGTGACAGTGAGTCCACATTCCTGGGTCCTGAAGTCCTGGTTCCTACAGTTCTCTCTTTAATTTTACATGCCCTCTCCTCATCCTAATATCCTTCCCGGCAATACAAATGAAAACTTCCCTTTGGTGAACTGAGCCACTTTGGATGTACACTCCTCgtagctgtgtgtgtgctaagtcacctcagtcatgtctgactctttgcgaccctatggactgtagcctaccagtctcctctgtccatggggattctccaggcaagaatactggagtgggctgccatgcccttctccaggggatcttcctgacccaggaattgaacccaggtctcctgtattgcaggcaaattctttaccgtctgagccagcagggaagccagagGGAAGCAGAGCTAGAGTTTAAACACATGCAGCCTGTTTTCAGAATGTTCCGGCCCAGCATCAGGCAGTGGGACTAAAAGCCATGGCAGACTTCTTTCCTTGACTTTGCTGGATCTTTCCCCAATGTCCACTCCCTTTCCCCCTCATGCCCGCTTCCTGCCTTGTGCTCAGTGTGTCCCCCGGGGATGCCACTTCGATAGCCATGTTTATAGCTTTCTCAGGTGGTGCTCTAACGGGGCATGTTCCCCGGGTGCACCCCTCAGAAGATGCCGCACCCCTCCATGCAGCAGGTGGGGTCAGATGCATGGCCATCTTCCAAGGTTGTTGAGTGTGGAGGGCCTGGGTCCTAGCCTCACGCCCCCAGGGGATTGCTTCTTACTGGTATAAAGCTGGAAGACAACAAACCCCCAACTGCCAAGAAACCAGGAGAAGGAAGTCTTGCACAGCAGAGGAACACGTTTACTTGTCAGCTCATGGCTTCAGCTCTCAGCCCCTCGGTGGTGAACAAGATGAGATGGCAGAGGTAGTGGGCTGGGTGGCACCCTTGGTGCCTCAttctgggggtgggcagggtggtGGGCATTTAGGAGGACAGGACTTGACACATGGCTTAGGAGGGCAGGGTGGTGGGCAGGGCGGTGGGCAGGGCGGTGGGCATGGTGGAGGGCACTTTGCGGGTGGGGGGCACGATGGGGGACATGGGGGACACGGGGTGCACTTTGGTGGTGGGCACTTTGGTGGCTGGCACTTTTCAGAGCACCGCTGCAGCAGCCTCTTTAAACAGCTGGGCTGGCATTTCGTTTCGCACTTTTGTTCACACCCAGGATCACATTGCTTGGGCTCACTCTTGGGCTCACCAGGTTTATTTTTATCATCACTCGACATTCCTTCTTGATTCTCTGAGCCCTGTAAAGAGATACATGACAGGTTGTTTGTGGGAGACCATATtgcagggtgggaggggggcctCCTGCTCCTCACACGTCCTGCCCTGTGCCCAGCCTTATTCTTAAGAAAGCCTTTCCTGGGACATGTTCAGGATCTAGACCAAATTCTTATCTAAGGGCTGTCTTCTTGTCCTTGCAGTGCATTACTGACAACAGTTCTTGATCTCATCACCCTTACTttgctttctctgcatttatccTTGTCTCTGTTCCATAGCTCCTAGAGCAGGAGTTCTTAACCTAGGGTCCTGGGACCCTGCCCAAACTCAACATAAGAACCATACTTAACCATATATTTACCAGTGTAATCAGTATCTTCCATAACCCCAGgtattttgtttcattcatttaaaaacattattccaggacatggaagcaacctagatgtccatcagtaaatgaatggataagaaaactgtggtacatatacacaatggagtattactcagccattaaaaagaatacatttgaatcagttctaatgaggtggatgaaactggagcctattatacagagtgaagtaagccagaaagaaaaacaccaatatagtatactaacgcataaatatggaatttagaaagatggtaacaataaccctgtgtacaagacagcaaaagagacactgatgtatagaacagtcttacggactctgtgggagagggagagggtgggatgatttgggagaatggcattgaaacatgtataatatcatgtatgaaacgagtcgccagtccaggtttgatgcatgatactggatgcttggggctggtgcactgggatgacccagagggattgtatggggagggaggagggaggagggttcaggatagggaacacatgtatacttgtggcagattcattttgatatttggcaaaactaatacaattttgtaaagtttaaaaataaaataaaacaaaacaaaacattattcCGAGGAGTCCATAAGTTTGGAAGTCCACATTTCTAAAGGCATTCATGACATGACAACCATGTTAAAGAACTCTTGTAAGAACACCTCCCCATCCCTCTGGAAATTGAATGGGAGGATATATTGTGGGCTTAGTGAGCCAGGACACTTATTTCAATTCTATGTCCTGTCTAAGCTCTCAAAACCttaagaattgattttttttttaaatttgagggaTGAGGATGGAAAGAGTTGAATCCCCACCATGAGTGGGCTCCCATGGACCACTCTGGAAACTCCTCTCCTAGTTGATTAGGATGAGGGAAGAAGTTAAGAGGAGATAAACGGGGAAATTCTAGTTTCTCTGAAAATATGAATGTCAGAGCCACAAAACGTGATTTTCAGGAGGAATTCCTTTTCCCCCTCTGTTAAATTTTGCCCTGAGCTAAGTCTTCCTCTATAGACTGTTTGACTTCTGGATATGGACAGAGCTCTTA from the Bos javanicus breed banteng chromosome 3, ARS-OSU_banteng_1.0, whole genome shotgun sequence genome contains:
- the LELP1 gene encoding late cornified envelope-like proline-rich protein 1, whose translation is MSSDDKNKPGEPKSEPKQCDPGCEQKCETKCQPSCLKRLLQRCSEKCQPPKCPPPKCTPCPPCPPSCPPPAKCPPPCPPPCPPPCPPPCPPKPCVKSCPPKCPPPCPPPE